A single region of the Flavobacteriales bacterium genome encodes:
- a CDS encoding aldehyde dehydrogenase family protein, giving the protein MCRLEVLKTYKIYIGGQFPRTESGRFYPVELKDGTVTNICLSSRKDLRNAVVAARNAFEGWSSRAAFNRSQILYRIAEMLEGRKAQFVEELVAVGASRAAATKEVETSIDRCVYFAGWCDKFTQAFGSVNPVSSSHFNFSVHEPTGVVTIIAPETPSLLGLVSCIMPVIAGGNTCVVLASENSPHVAVTFAEVLNSSDVPGGAVNILTGKEDELAEHFSSHMDVNATIYCREKHLKKIQENGALNVKRVLNWAKYDWNRQGEDPYLLLETQEVKTTWHPIENIAGAKSGY; this is encoded by the coding sequence ATGTGCAGATTGGAAGTACTCAAAACATACAAGATCTACATCGGGGGGCAGTTTCCGAGAACGGAAAGTGGTCGTTTTTATCCCGTTGAGTTGAAAGACGGCACGGTGACCAACATCTGCCTTAGCAGTAGAAAAGACCTCCGCAACGCAGTTGTTGCTGCGCGAAATGCCTTCGAAGGGTGGAGCAGCAGAGCGGCTTTTAACCGAAGCCAAATTCTGTATCGCATTGCCGAAATGCTTGAAGGAAGAAAAGCACAATTCGTTGAGGAATTGGTGGCCGTTGGTGCTTCGCGAGCTGCTGCAACGAAAGAGGTCGAAACCTCCATCGACCGCTGCGTTTATTTCGCGGGTTGGTGCGATAAGTTCACACAGGCTTTCGGAAGTGTAAACCCCGTTTCATCCTCCCATTTCAACTTCAGCGTTCACGAACCAACGGGTGTTGTGACCATCATCGCACCTGAAACTCCATCATTGCTTGGGTTGGTGAGTTGTATCATGCCTGTCATCGCTGGTGGGAACACCTGCGTAGTACTTGCTTCAGAGAATTCACCACACGTGGCGGTAACGTTTGCCGAGGTATTGAATTCGTCAGACGTTCCAGGTGGCGCGGTCAACATTCTCACAGGAAAAGAGGATGAATTGGCCGAGCATTTCAGTAGCCACATGGATGTGAATGCCACCATTTACTGCCGTGAAAAGCACTTGAAAAAAATCCAAGAGAACGGAGCACTCAACGTAAAACGTGTGCTCAATTGGGCCAAATACGATTGGAACAGACAGGGCGAAGACCCTTACCTTCTTCTCGAAACTCAGGAAGTGAAAACCACTTGGCATCCGATCGAGAACATCGCGGGAGCGAAATCGGGATATTAA
- a CDS encoding GxxExxY protein, with the protein MTENELATEVIGCAIAVHRALGPGLLESAYEQCLAYELRQSGFRVEVQKPMPLVYEEVEMDCGYRIDLLVEGKLIIELKAVERLMDVHMAQTLTYLKLSGCKLGLLMNFNVSVLKKGIQRVVNGL; encoded by the coding sequence ATGACTGAAAATGAGCTGGCGACAGAGGTCATTGGATGTGCAATTGCCGTTCATCGTGCTTTGGGGCCTGGATTGCTGGAAAGTGCCTACGAACAATGCCTCGCATATGAGTTACGTCAATCTGGTTTTCGGGTCGAGGTTCAAAAGCCGATGCCGTTAGTTTATGAGGAAGTTGAAATGGATTGTGGCTACAGAATTGATCTGTTGGTGGAAGGCAAACTGATTATTGAGTTAAAAGCGGTTGAAAGGCTAATGGACGTTCATATGGCTCAAACGCTTACTTACCTGAAGCTAAGCGGATGTAAATTGGGTCTGTTGATGAATTTCAACGTTTCCGTGTTGAAGAAAGGAATACAACGAGTTGTAAATGGGCTATGA
- a CDS encoding aldehyde dehydrogenase family protein: MAKKTENKLDFGSKWEYAAAPESADHATIKEEYGLYINGKFVKAEGGKKFASINPSNDQRIAHFAEASDKDVDKAVKAARKAYKEVWSVMPAKERAKYIFRIARLIQERAREFAVLESMDGGKPIRESRDIDIPLAANHFFYYAGWADKLEYAFPGKKIEPVGVAGQIIPWNFPLLMAAWKLAPALACGNTVVLKPAETTPLTAMKLAELIHDSGLPAGVVNVVTGAGATGAAIVNHPDVDKIAFTGSTGVGKIIQKAIAGTYKKATLELGGKAANIIFDDAPIDQAVEGIVNGIFFNQGHVCCAGSRLFVQENVKDEVLRKLKDRMSSLIVGDPLDKNTDVGAINSKEQLNTINKYLKIGQEEGAEIYQPKCSLPKKGNWCPPTLFCETSQSHRIVQEEIFGPVLTVQTFRTVDEVIDKANNTPFGLSAGVWTDKGSKIFNLTTKLRAGVVWANTYNKFDPTSPFGGYKESGFGREGGLHGLLPYVNLV, from the coding sequence ATGGCAAAAAAGACAGAAAACAAACTCGATTTCGGTTCAAAATGGGAATACGCGGCTGCACCTGAAAGTGCCGACCACGCCACCATCAAGGAAGAATACGGACTGTACATCAACGGCAAATTTGTGAAGGCCGAGGGCGGCAAGAAGTTCGCTTCCATCAACCCGAGCAACGACCAGCGCATTGCCCATTTCGCGGAAGCGTCTGACAAGGATGTGGACAAGGCGGTGAAGGCCGCGCGAAAGGCTTACAAGGAAGTTTGGAGCGTGATGCCTGCGAAGGAGCGCGCCAAGTATATTTTCCGCATTGCGCGGTTGATACAGGAACGCGCGCGTGAGTTTGCCGTGTTGGAAAGCATGGATGGCGGCAAGCCGATCCGCGAGAGCCGTGATATTGATATTCCGCTGGCGGCCAACCATTTTTTCTACTACGCTGGCTGGGCCGATAAATTGGAATACGCTTTCCCAGGAAAGAAAATCGAGCCCGTTGGCGTGGCTGGGCAGATCATTCCATGGAATTTCCCATTGCTAATGGCCGCTTGGAAACTCGCGCCAGCTTTGGCCTGCGGAAACACCGTTGTGCTGAAACCAGCGGAAACCACTCCACTCACAGCCATGAAATTGGCCGAACTCATTCACGATAGCGGACTGCCTGCTGGCGTGGTGAATGTGGTGACGGGCGCAGGTGCTACGGGTGCTGCCATCGTCAATCACCCTGATGTGGATAAGATCGCGTTCACAGGTTCAACGGGAGTTGGAAAGATCATTCAGAAAGCGATTGCTGGAACATATAAGAAAGCCACGCTGGAACTGGGCGGAAAAGCGGCCAACATCATTTTTGATGATGCACCTATCGACCAAGCGGTTGAAGGCATCGTCAACGGTATTTTCTTCAATCAAGGGCATGTTTGCTGTGCGGGATCAAGGCTTTTCGTTCAGGAAAATGTGAAAGATGAAGTGCTCCGAAAACTGAAAGATCGCATGAGTTCTCTGATCGTTGGTGACCCGCTTGACAAGAACACGGATGTGGGTGCCATCAACTCGAAGGAGCAGCTGAACACCATCAATAAATATTTGAAGATCGGCCAAGAAGAAGGCGCGGAGATCTATCAGCCGAAATGCTCGCTACCGAAAAAAGGGAATTGGTGTCCGCCAACACTTTTCTGCGAGACTTCGCAAAGCCACCGCATTGTGCAGGAAGAGATTTTTGGACCGGTCCTAACGGTGCAAACGTTCCGTACGGTTGATGAGGTGATTGACAAGGCGAACAACACGCCTTTCGGGCTTTCGGCCGGGGTTTGGACAGATAAAGGGTCAAAGATTTTCAACCTGACGACCAAACTTCGCGCGGGTGTGGTTTGGGCGAACACCTACAACAAATTTGACCCGACATCGCCATTCGGTGGTTACAAGGAAAGTGGTTTTGGAAGGGAAGGCGGGCTGCATGGATTATTGCCTTACGTGAATTTGGTTTAA
- the deoC gene encoding deoxyribose-phosphate aldolase, with product MTNNELVGLKRSIDQVGVEERTARFQTRSIKNATKIQGLKMALNMIDLTTLEGKDTEGKVRQMCYKAAHLHDALPDLPTVAAVCVYPTYVATAVDALKGTGIKVASVATAFPSGNSSREIKLADTKIAVDAGADEVDMVISRGEFLSGNFSFVFDEIAAIKEACGKARLKVILETGELSTLDNVRHASDIAILAGADFIKTSTGKISPAATMPVTLVMLEAIRDHYYATGKMVGMKPAGGISKAKLALHYLVMVKETLGDAWLSNEWFRFGASSLANDVLMQLVKQAEGRYQGLDYFSKD from the coding sequence ATGACGAACAACGAATTGGTAGGTCTGAAACGCTCCATCGACCAAGTTGGAGTGGAGGAAAGAACGGCCCGTTTTCAGACACGGAGCATCAAGAATGCGACAAAGATTCAAGGGCTGAAAATGGCCTTGAACATGATCGATCTGACCACGCTTGAGGGCAAGGACACGGAAGGAAAGGTGCGGCAGATGTGCTACAAGGCGGCCCATTTGCATGATGCGCTACCCGACCTGCCAACGGTTGCGGCCGTTTGTGTGTATCCGACTTATGTGGCGACAGCGGTCGATGCGCTGAAAGGAACGGGTATCAAAGTGGCCTCGGTGGCAACGGCCTTTCCTTCGGGAAATTCATCGAGAGAAATAAAATTGGCCGATACCAAGATTGCGGTTGATGCTGGAGCGGACGAAGTGGATATGGTCATCTCGCGGGGTGAATTCCTTTCTGGGAACTTCAGTTTCGTGTTCGATGAGATTGCGGCCATTAAAGAAGCCTGTGGTAAAGCGCGCTTAAAAGTGATTTTGGAAACAGGCGAACTTTCCACATTGGATAACGTGCGCCACGCCAGCGACATCGCGATTTTGGCGGGAGCCGATTTCATCAAAACCTCCACAGGAAAGATCAGTCCAGCGGCTACGATGCCTGTGACGTTGGTGATGCTGGAAGCCATTCGCGATCACTATTACGCCACAGGAAAAATGGTGGGCATGAAGCCCGCGGGCGGCATCAGCAAAGCCAAGTTGGCGCTTCATTATCTGGTAATGGTGAAGGAGACGTTGGGCGATGCTTGGCTGAGCAACGAATGGTTCCGTTTTGGGGCCAGCAGCCTTGCCAACGATGTGCTGATGCAGCTTGTGAAACAGGCCGAGGGCCGATATCAAGGATTGGATTATTTCAGTAAAGACTGA
- the cysC gene encoding adenylyl-sulfate kinase, whose protein sequence is MSTPENIHTTFDRILQREDKESLLNQKGLVIWMTGLSGSGKTTIAAAAEKLFAEEGILTQVLDGDNIRSGINNNLGFSEEDRKENIRRIAEVSKLFVNCGIVTLNCFVSPTKDIRQQAKDILGDDMLEVFVNTPFEECEKRDVKGLYAKARAGQIKNFTGLDAPFEAPENPFLDVKTVGRSVDECAQQIFDAVLPLIKK, encoded by the coding sequence ATGAGCACGCCCGAAAACATTCATACTACCTTCGACCGCATCCTTCAGCGAGAGGATAAGGAAAGCCTTCTGAACCAGAAGGGTTTGGTGATTTGGATGACGGGACTTTCGGGTTCTGGCAAGACCACCATCGCAGCAGCAGCCGAAAAACTTTTTGCTGAAGAAGGAATTCTGACGCAGGTTTTGGATGGCGACAATATCCGTTCGGGGATTAACAACAATCTTGGGTTTTCGGAGGAAGACCGAAAAGAGAACATCCGCAGAATTGCTGAGGTATCGAAGCTGTTTGTGAACTGCGGAATTGTGACCTTGAACTGTTTCGTGAGCCCGACCAAAGACATCCGCCAACAGGCGAAGGACATTTTGGGAGATGACATGCTGGAAGTGTTCGTGAACACGCCATTTGAAGAATGTGAGAAACGCGATGTGAAAGGGCTTTACGCCAAGGCGCGTGCTGGTCAGATCAAGAATTTCACGGGATTGGATGCTCCCTTCGAAGCACCAGAAAATCCGTTTTTGGATGTAAAAACAGTAGGCCGTTCGGTTGACGAATGTGCCCAACAGATATTTGATGCGGTTCTGCCGCTTATCAAAAAGTAG
- the cysD gene encoding sulfate adenylyltransferase subunit CysD produces the protein MESYKLSHLRELESESMFVLREVAAQFENPVLLFSGGKDSIVVAHLARKAFWPAKIPFPMMHVDTGHNFPETIEFRDRYMEKLGANLIVASVQDSIDQGKVVEETGFNASRNGLQTVTLLEAIETGKFDCAIGGARRDEEKARAKERFFSHRDDFGQWDPKNQRPELWNIFNGKKHMGEHFRVFPISNWTEMDIWQYILLEGIELPSLYFSHKRECFMRDGMILGKTDFIQTRDSEEVKEMQIRFRTIGDATCTGAVLSDASTLEAIIDEVASTRVTERGGRADDKRSEAAMEDRKKQGYF, from the coding sequence ATGGAATCATACAAATTATCACACCTAAGAGAGCTGGAATCGGAGTCGATGTTCGTGTTGCGCGAAGTTGCCGCCCAGTTCGAAAACCCTGTCCTTTTATTTTCAGGAGGAAAGGACTCGATCGTTGTAGCCCATTTGGCCCGAAAGGCTTTTTGGCCAGCCAAGATTCCGTTCCCGATGATGCATGTTGACACAGGTCACAACTTCCCAGAAACCATCGAGTTTCGTGACAGGTACATGGAGAAATTGGGAGCGAATCTGATCGTGGCTTCGGTTCAGGATAGCATCGATCAAGGAAAAGTTGTGGAGGAAACAGGCTTCAACGCAAGTCGAAACGGTTTGCAGACCGTGACCCTTTTGGAGGCCATCGAAACGGGCAAGTTTGATTGTGCCATCGGTGGTGCAAGACGTGATGAGGAAAAGGCTCGTGCGAAAGAGCGTTTCTTCTCTCACCGAGATGATTTCGGACAATGGGATCCGAAGAATCAGCGGCCAGAGCTTTGGAACATTTTCAATGGAAAGAAGCACATGGGCGAGCATTTCCGTGTGTTCCCGATCAGCAACTGGACGGAAATGGACATCTGGCAGTATATCCTTTTGGAGGGAATTGAGCTCCCAAGCCTGTATTTCAGTCACAAACGCGAGTGTTTCATGCGTGATGGAATGATTCTCGGAAAGACCGATTTCATTCAGACACGGGACAGCGAAGAGGTAAAGGAAATGCAGATCCGTTTCAGAACGATCGGTGATGCCACGTGTACGGGAGCCGTTCTTTCTGATGCGTCAACGCTCGAAGCCATTATTGATGAAGTGGCTTCAACACGCGTAACCGAGCGTGGTGGTCGTGCGGACGACAAGCGTTCGGAGGCTGCAATGGAAGACAGGAAGAAACAAGGTTATTTCTGA
- the cysN gene encoding sulfate adenylyltransferase subunit CysN, with protein MELLRFTTAGSVDDGKSTLIGRLLYDSKSIFEDQMEAIESVSKRKGEEHVNLALLTDGLRAEREQGITIDVAYRYFATPKRKFIIADTPGHIQYTRNMVTGASTANLAIILVDARNGVIEQTKRHAYIASLLQIPHVVVCVNKMDLVDFDEKAFEKVHNDFEDFSAKLAIKDVRFVPISALMGDNVVDRSKKMDWYQGPTLMHILENVHIGSDQNHIDPRFPVQYVVRPMTTEYHDYRGYAGRVAGGVFRAGEEISVLPSGFTSKIKSIDTMNGPVKEAFPPMSVTMTLEDDIDISRGDMIVKVNNQPEAKQEFDVMICWLNEKPMQIGGKYALKHTSRDARCIIKDVKYKMNINTLHKIEDDKTIGLNDIGRITLRTTVPIFLDGYRKNRNTGSMILIDEATNNTVGACMVV; from the coding sequence ATGGAGCTTTTGCGCTTCACCACTGCTGGTAGCGTGGATGACGGAAAGAGCACACTCATCGGTCGATTGCTGTACGATAGCAAGTCGATCTTCGAGGATCAGATGGAAGCTATTGAGTCGGTAAGCAAAAGAAAAGGCGAGGAGCATGTGAATCTTGCGCTTCTGACAGACGGACTTCGTGCTGAGCGTGAACAAGGAATCACCATTGACGTGGCTTATCGCTACTTCGCAACGCCAAAGCGTAAGTTCATCATTGCCGACACTCCAGGACACATTCAGTACACCAGAAACATGGTCACGGGTGCGTCAACCGCCAATTTGGCCATCATACTTGTTGATGCCAGAAATGGCGTGATCGAGCAGACCAAGCGTCATGCTTACATCGCCTCGTTATTGCAGATTCCACACGTGGTTGTTTGTGTGAACAAGATGGATCTTGTGGATTTCGATGAGAAGGCATTCGAAAAAGTACACAACGATTTTGAGGACTTCTCAGCCAAATTGGCCATCAAGGATGTCCGCTTCGTGCCGATCAGTGCTTTGATGGGCGATAACGTGGTTGACCGTTCCAAGAAAATGGATTGGTATCAAGGCCCAACGTTGATGCACATTTTGGAGAACGTTCACATCGGAAGCGATCAGAACCATATCGATCCTCGTTTCCCAGTTCAGTACGTAGTGCGTCCGATGACAACCGAGTACCACGATTATCGCGGTTATGCGGGTCGCGTGGCTGGTGGTGTCTTCCGTGCAGGAGAGGAGATTTCGGTTCTTCCTTCAGGATTCACCTCCAAGATCAAATCCATCGACACCATGAATGGCCCTGTAAAAGAGGCATTCCCGCCAATGAGTGTGACAATGACCTTGGAGGATGACATCGACATTAGTCGTGGTGACATGATCGTGAAGGTGAACAATCAGCCAGAGGCTAAGCAGGAATTTGATGTAATGATATGCTGGTTGAATGAGAAACCGATGCAGATCGGTGGTAAGTACGCCTTAAAACACACGTCACGCGATGCGCGTTGCATCATCAAGGATGTGAAGTACAAGATGAACATCAATACACTTCACAAGATCGAAGATGATAAGACCATCGGCTTGAACGACATTGGCCGAATCACGCTGCGAACAACCGTTCCGATCTTCTTGGACGGATACCGCAAAAACCGCAACACGGGGTCGATGATTCTTATTGACGAAGCAACCAACAATACCGTTGGTGCGTGTATGGTTGTGTAA
- the rfaE1 gene encoding D-glycero-beta-D-manno-heptose-7-phosphate kinase: MGAQPRILVIGDIMLDQYVAGNVTRISPEAPVPVVKVNREWSTLGGAGNVAANVASLGGKATLLGLVGNDAASATILDSCTNVGITSALIQGSQPTIVKTRVVSGQQIVRFDREEELVWNDAQLAEFSTKLEAIIPDSDVILLSDYAKGTLSDQVLKLIFELASANGKRVLIDPKRADWSAYSGAFLITPNLAELAMTGAGKSIKNDDNLVVSACQKLRNQFAIENIVATRSSYGMTVVSDRKVLNIPTRALEVFDVSGAGDTVLAAFGMSLAEGKTVTESAFVANAAAGIVVSKRGTAVVHHSELETFLKGGFKEVSRTQVEDFKQTNAGRKMVFTNGCFDVLHQGHRKLLQEARELGDLLVVGLNSDDSIKRLKGESRPINMVDQRVEALAALPFIDAIIVFEEDTPYELLTQLQPKILVKGGDYEPKDVVGADLVDEVVIIPLVQGVSTTDLLGQ, from the coding sequence ATGGGAGCTCAACCGCGCATATTGGTAATTGGCGACATCATGCTCGACCAGTATGTGGCAGGAAACGTGACGCGCATAAGCCCTGAAGCTCCAGTTCCCGTAGTGAAAGTTAACCGTGAATGGTCAACGCTTGGTGGTGCTGGAAACGTGGCTGCGAATGTGGCTTCGTTGGGTGGAAAAGCAACGCTTCTCGGACTGGTCGGAAATGATGCGGCTTCAGCTACAATTCTCGATTCTTGCACTAATGTTGGGATTACTTCTGCTTTGATTCAAGGAAGCCAACCAACGATTGTGAAAACACGCGTGGTCTCTGGTCAGCAGATCGTTCGTTTCGATAGAGAAGAGGAACTTGTTTGGAATGATGCGCAGTTGGCGGAATTCTCTACAAAATTGGAGGCTATAATTCCTGATTCAGATGTAATTCTGCTGTCAGATTATGCCAAGGGAACACTTTCTGATCAGGTCTTGAAATTGATTTTCGAATTGGCCTCAGCTAACGGTAAACGAGTTCTGATTGATCCGAAACGGGCTGATTGGTCAGCTTACAGCGGAGCATTTCTTATCACTCCGAATTTGGCCGAACTGGCCATGACCGGAGCTGGAAAAAGCATCAAGAATGACGATAATCTGGTTGTGAGTGCTTGTCAGAAATTGCGTAATCAGTTTGCCATTGAAAATATCGTTGCTACGCGATCCAGTTATGGAATGACGGTGGTTTCTGACAGGAAAGTTCTCAACATTCCAACGCGCGCATTAGAGGTTTTCGATGTGAGCGGTGCTGGAGACACGGTCCTTGCCGCATTCGGCATGAGTTTGGCCGAAGGAAAAACGGTCACCGAAAGCGCATTCGTTGCCAATGCGGCAGCTGGAATTGTGGTCAGTAAGCGCGGAACGGCCGTGGTTCATCATTCAGAATTGGAAACTTTTCTGAAAGGCGGTTTCAAAGAAGTTTCCCGAACGCAGGTTGAAGATTTCAAGCAGACCAATGCTGGAAGAAAAATGGTTTTCACCAACGGCTGTTTCGATGTGCTGCATCAAGGTCACAGAAAACTGTTGCAGGAAGCCCGCGAGTTGGGCGATCTGCTTGTGGTCGGTCTCAATTCCGATGATTCCATCAAACGCCTAAAAGGAGAATCACGACCAATAAACATGGTTGACCAGCGCGTTGAAGCATTAGCTGCATTGCCATTTATTGATGCCATTATTGTCTTTGAAGAAGACACGCCTTACGAACTCCTTACGCAGTTGCAACCCAAGATTCTTGTAAAAGGAGGCGATTACGAACCGAAGGATGTCGTAGGAGCGGATCTGGTGGACGAAGTGGTGATCATTCCATTGGTTCAAGGCGTTTCTACAACTGATCTGCTTGGCCAATGA
- a CDS encoding NAD-dependent epimerase/dehydratase family protein codes for MQPDSKIYVAGHNGMVGSSMVRLLGKSGFTNIIARSSSELDLRNQVLVNEFFENEKPEFVFLAAAKVGGILANDTYRADFIYDNLMIEANVIHAAYQYQVKKLLFLGSSCIYPKMADQPIKEEYLLSGALEPTNEPYAIAKIAGIKLCENYRKQYGCNFVSAMPTNLYGVGDNYHPQNSHVLPALIRKFHLAKENGDATVELWGSGTPKREFLYIDDLASACLFMMQNYNEAAFLNVGVGEDISIAELAETIKGIIGFEGEIKWNTEMPDGTPRKLLDVSKLAAMGWKPTIGLDEGIKLAYADFLNRKDQLNG; via the coding sequence ATGCAGCCCGATTCCAAGATCTATGTGGCTGGCCACAATGGAATGGTCGGTTCTTCCATGGTGCGATTGCTGGGAAAATCGGGGTTTACAAACATCATCGCCCGAAGCTCCTCGGAGCTTGATCTTCGAAATCAGGTTTTGGTGAATGAATTCTTCGAAAACGAAAAACCTGAATTTGTGTTTTTGGCGGCCGCCAAGGTCGGTGGCATTCTTGCCAACGACACCTACCGTGCTGATTTCATCTACGATAACTTGATGATCGAGGCCAATGTGATTCATGCTGCGTATCAGTACCAGGTCAAGAAGCTGCTGTTTTTGGGGTCATCCTGCATCTATCCGAAAATGGCCGATCAGCCCATCAAGGAAGAATATCTCCTGTCAGGCGCTTTGGAACCGACCAACGAACCGTATGCCATTGCCAAGATCGCAGGAATCAAACTATGTGAGAATTACCGAAAGCAGTACGGTTGCAACTTCGTTAGTGCGATGCCGACAAACCTTTATGGCGTTGGCGACAACTACCATCCGCAGAACTCGCATGTGTTGCCAGCGCTCATCCGCAAGTTCCATTTGGCAAAAGAGAATGGAGATGCTACAGTGGAACTTTGGGGTTCTGGAACGCCAAAACGAGAGTTCCTTTATATTGACGACCTTGCTTCTGCATGTTTGTTCATGATGCAGAATTACAATGAAGCCGCGTTCTTGAATGTCGGTGTTGGCGAGGACATCTCCATTGCCGAACTGGCCGAAACCATCAAAGGAATTATCGGTTTTGAGGGGGAAATAAAATGGAATACCGAAATGCCAGATGGCACGCCCAGAAAACTGCTGGATGTAAGTAAATTGGCCGCTATGGGCTGGAAACCGACCATCGGATTAGATGAAGGCATCAAATTGGCGTATGCCGATTTTCTGAACAGAAAGGACCAGTTGAATGGCTAA
- the gmd gene encoding GDP-mannose 4,6-dehydratase, with protein sequence MAKKVALITGVTGQDGAYLSELLLSKGYEVHGIKRRSSLFNTERVDHLYQDPHEKDIRFKLHYGDLTDSNCITRIIQEVQPDEIYNLGAMSHVQVSFEIPEYTADADGIGALRVLEAVRLLGLKDKTKVYQASTSELFGMAKEFPQNENTPFHPRSPYGVAKLYAYWIAVNYREAHGIFTCNGILYNHESPLRGETFVTRKVTRAVANIVAGKQDVLFLGNLNAKRDWGHAKDFVEAMWLMLQQDEPEDFVIATGVSTSVRDFTRMAFAEAGVELEFKGTGQHEVGVISGLSVQHEQLKIGQEVVKIDPNYFRPAEVDTLIGDASKAKETLGWQPKITLKELVSEMVRNDVSRF encoded by the coding sequence ATGGCTAAGAAGGTTGCGCTGATAACGGGTGTCACAGGACAGGACGGTGCTTACCTATCCGAACTTTTGCTGAGCAAAGGCTATGAAGTTCACGGCATCAAGCGAAGAAGTTCGCTTTTCAATACCGAGCGTGTCGATCACTTGTATCAGGATCCGCACGAGAAGGATATTCGTTTCAAGTTGCATTATGGCGATCTGACCGATTCCAATTGCATCACCCGTATTATTCAAGAAGTGCAGCCTGATGAGATCTATAATCTCGGAGCGATGAGCCATGTACAGGTCAGTTTCGAAATTCCTGAGTACACCGCAGATGCAGATGGAATTGGCGCATTGCGGGTTCTGGAAGCAGTTCGATTGCTTGGCCTGAAGGACAAGACAAAAGTCTATCAGGCATCAACGTCCGAACTGTTCGGCATGGCAAAGGAATTTCCGCAGAATGAGAACACACCGTTCCATCCGCGTTCACCATATGGAGTGGCAAAATTGTACGCCTATTGGATCGCGGTCAATTACCGCGAAGCACACGGAATCTTTACCTGTAACGGAATTCTGTACAATCACGAATCGCCATTACGTGGTGAGACATTCGTCACCAGAAAAGTGACGCGTGCGGTTGCCAATATCGTGGCAGGAAAACAGGATGTTCTCTTTTTGGGAAATCTCAACGCCAAACGCGACTGGGGTCACGCCAAGGATTTTGTAGAGGCCATGTGGCTCATGTTGCAGCAAGATGAACCTGAGGATTTTGTGATCGCGACAGGTGTCAGCACATCTGTTAGGGATTTCACAAGGATGGCATTTGCCGAAGCAGGAGTAGAACTCGAATTCAAAGGTACAGGACAGCATGAGGTTGGGGTTATTTCCGGTCTTTCCGTGCAGCATGAGCAGTTGAAGATCGGACAGGAAGTGGTAAAGATCGATCCGAACTATTTCCGCCCTGCGGAGGTGGATACGTTAATAGG